The proteins below are encoded in one region of Peribacillus muralis:
- the topA gene encoding type I DNA topoisomerase, with product MSEYLVIVESPAKAKTIERYLGKKYKVKASMGHVRDLPKSQMGVDVEHEYEPKYITIRGKGPVLKELKTAAKKAKKIYLAADPDREGEAIAWHLAHSLDVDINSDCRVVFNEITKEAIKESFKSPRPINMKLVDAQQARRILDRLVGYNISPLLWKKVKKGLSAGRVQSVAVRMIIDREKEIKDFNPEEYWTIKADFVKGKEQFEGSFFSLGGERKELNTEEDVKKVLASLNGSEFTIGAVAKKERKRNPAAPFTTSSLQQEAARKLNFRAKKTMMLAQQLYEGIELGKEGTVGLITYMRTDSTRISDIAKQEAHTFIQNSYGKDYVQAEQRKEKKQTNAQDAHEAVRPTSTLREPNIVKEYLSRDQFRLYKLIWERFVSSQMSSAVMDTMSIDLHNGDVIFRANGSKIKFPGFMKVYVEGSDDSVEEKENALPDVKKGDQLFSKDVEPKQHFTQPPPRYTEARLVKTLEELGIGRPSTYAPTLDTIQKRGYVTLDNKRFIPTELGEIVLELIREFFPDILDAEFTAKMEQEFDSVEEGSVEWIKVIDEFYREFAIHLAKAEVEMEKIEIKDEPAGEDCTECGHEMVFKMGRYGKFMACSNFPDCRNTKPIVKEIGVKCPKCKEGNIIERKSKKRRIFYGCDTYPGCDFISWDKPLPRSCPKCEGTLVEKKLKKGVQVQCMDCDFKETPQA from the coding sequence ATGTCAGAATATTTAGTGATTGTGGAATCGCCTGCTAAGGCGAAAACGATAGAACGTTACTTGGGAAAAAAATATAAAGTAAAGGCTTCCATGGGGCATGTACGAGATTTGCCGAAAAGCCAAATGGGCGTCGATGTTGAACATGAATATGAACCTAAATATATAACGATCCGTGGCAAAGGCCCGGTTTTAAAAGAATTGAAAACCGCTGCAAAAAAAGCGAAAAAAATATATCTCGCAGCTGACCCCGACAGAGAGGGTGAAGCCATTGCTTGGCATTTGGCTCACAGTCTCGATGTCGACATTAATTCCGATTGCCGCGTGGTATTCAATGAGATCACGAAAGAGGCGATCAAAGAATCATTTAAATCACCGAGACCAATCAACATGAAATTGGTTGATGCACAACAGGCTAGAAGGATTTTGGATCGCTTGGTCGGATACAATATCAGTCCGCTGTTATGGAAAAAAGTGAAAAAAGGCTTAAGTGCTGGACGGGTCCAATCGGTTGCTGTAAGGATGATCATCGACCGGGAGAAAGAAATCAAAGATTTTAACCCGGAAGAATATTGGACAATCAAGGCGGATTTCGTGAAAGGAAAAGAACAATTTGAAGGTTCCTTTTTCAGTCTTGGCGGAGAGCGGAAAGAATTGAACACCGAAGAGGACGTCAAAAAAGTCCTCGCTTCTTTAAACGGCAGCGAATTCACGATTGGGGCGGTTGCTAAAAAGGAAAGGAAACGTAATCCGGCAGCGCCTTTTACGACTTCTTCCCTTCAACAAGAGGCGGCCCGTAAGTTGAATTTCCGAGCGAAGAAAACGATGATGCTTGCCCAGCAGCTTTATGAAGGTATCGAGCTTGGAAAGGAAGGGACAGTTGGTTTAATCACTTATATGAGAACGGACTCGACCCGAATTTCCGATATCGCTAAACAGGAAGCCCATACCTTCATCCAAAATAGTTATGGGAAGGATTATGTTCAGGCCGAGCAGCGCAAAGAGAAAAAACAGACCAATGCCCAAGACGCGCATGAAGCCGTTCGCCCAACCAGCACATTACGGGAACCGAATATAGTCAAGGAGTACTTGTCCAGAGATCAATTCCGTCTATATAAACTAATCTGGGAACGGTTCGTTTCGAGCCAGATGTCTTCGGCCGTCATGGATACAATGAGCATTGACCTTCATAATGGCGATGTTATTTTCAGGGCCAATGGTTCCAAAATTAAGTTCCCGGGTTTCATGAAGGTATATGTGGAAGGTTCGGATGACTCTGTGGAAGAAAAGGAGAATGCCCTTCCAGATGTGAAAAAAGGCGATCAGCTCTTTTCAAAAGATGTCGAGCCAAAGCAGCATTTCACACAGCCGCCTCCCCGCTATACTGAAGCCCGGCTAGTCAAAACCTTAGAGGAGCTCGGTATAGGTCGGCCTTCAACATATGCACCTACCTTGGATACGATTCAAAAACGGGGCTATGTTACCTTGGATAATAAACGATTCATCCCGACGGAGCTAGGTGAAATTGTCCTTGAATTGATTCGTGAATTCTTCCCTGATATACTTGATGCCGAGTTCACGGCCAAGATGGAGCAGGAGTTCGATAGCGTAGAAGAAGGCAGTGTCGAATGGATTAAGGTAATTGATGAATTTTATAGAGAATTTGCGATCCATTTGGCAAAAGCAGAAGTCGAAATGGAGAAAATCGAGATTAAAGATGAGCCAGCTGGAGAAGATTGCACGGAATGTGGCCATGAAATGGTCTTTAAAATGGGGCGCTACGGGAAGTTCATGGCATGCAGTAATTTCCCGGATTGCCGTAACACTAAACCAATCGTTAAAGAGATCGGTGTGAAATGCCCTAAATGTAAAGAAGGAAACATCATCGAACGGAAGAGTAAAAAACGCCGCATATTTTACGGTTGTGACACCTACCCTGGATGTGACTTCATTTCTTGGGATAAGCCCCTTCCCCGTAGCTGTCCGAAATGTGAGGGCACACTTGTTGAGAAAAAACTCAAAAAAGGTGTTCAGGTCCAGTGCATGGATTGTGATTTCAAAGAAACGCCCCAAGCGTAG
- the xerC gene encoding tyrosine recombinase XerC: MMNQKKALSSFIEYLQIEKNSSHYTIENYKRDILEFFLFLNEQGITDITSVEYFDVRLFLTSLYEKKLSKRTVARKTSCLRSFYKFLLREGDVKDNPFSLVSLPKKDQKLPRFLYEKEMELLFSSLKKDSPIGKRNNALLELLYATGIRVSECCEIKLQDIDLSLGTALVHGKGKKDRYVPVGKYALEAIELYIRTARMEMTSSDAKAHVYLFVNFRGDPLTPRGVRYILNELIKKSAAEGSLHPHMLRHSFATHLLNNGADIRTVQELLGHSKISSTQVYTHVTKDQLKKVYNATHPRA; this comes from the coding sequence ATGATGAATCAAAAAAAGGCATTATCATCCTTCATCGAATATTTACAAATTGAAAAAAACAGTTCACATTACACCATTGAAAACTACAAACGTGATATTCTCGAATTTTTCCTGTTTCTTAATGAACAGGGAATTACGGATATCACCTCTGTTGAATATTTTGATGTCCGGTTATTTTTAACGAGTTTATATGAGAAAAAACTTTCTAAGCGCACTGTAGCAAGGAAAACATCTTGCTTGCGGAGTTTTTATAAATTCTTATTACGTGAAGGCGATGTGAAGGATAATCCTTTTTCTCTTGTTTCTTTACCTAAAAAGGATCAAAAACTGCCACGATTTCTTTATGAGAAGGAAATGGAATTGTTGTTTTCTTCTTTAAAGAAAGATTCACCGATAGGAAAAAGGAACAATGCTTTACTGGAATTACTGTATGCGACTGGCATTCGGGTAAGTGAATGCTGTGAGATTAAGCTGCAGGATATCGATCTGTCCCTTGGTACAGCATTGGTGCATGGGAAAGGGAAAAAAGATCGCTACGTTCCGGTTGGTAAATATGCTCTGGAAGCGATAGAGTTATACATACGTACAGCCAGGATGGAAATGACTTCGTCTGACGCCAAGGCGCATGTTTATTTATTCGTTAATTTTCGTGGAGACCCTCTGACACCTAGGGGAGTTCGCTATATATTGAATGAATTGATTAAAAAGTCAGCCGCGGAGGGAAGTCTTCATCCCCATATGCTTAGGCATTCCTTTGCAACCCATCTTTTGAATAATGGGGCAGATATTCGTACCGTTCAGGAATTGCTTGGTCATTCCAAAATTTCATCGACGCAAGTGTATACGCATGTTACAAAAGACCAATTAAAAAAAGTCTATAATGCAACACATCCACGGGCTTAA
- the hslU gene encoding HslU--HslV peptidase ATPase subunit, which yields MSNKANLTPRQIVEKLDQYIVGQRDAKRAVAVALRNRYRRSLLSDQLRDEVVPKNILMIGPTGVGKTEIARRMAKLVGAPFVKVEATKFTEVGYVGRDVESMVRDLVETSVRLVKEEKMASVKERAEENANRRLIELLAPSAKKQSNFKNPLEVFFGGNNNQDVQDTEENSEDLSLQEKRKIVAAKLANGELESEMITVEVEEQSASMFDMLQGSGMEQMGMNMQDALGSLMPKKSKKRKLKVSEARIVLTNEEAGKLIDMDDVTSEAVYGAEQNGIIFIDEIDKIASKQSGSSSADVSREGVQRDILPIVEGSTVVTKYGSVKTDHVLFIAAGAFHIAKPSDLIPELQGRFPIRVELNKLTVDDFVRILHEPDNALLKQYVALLETEGIEIEFSDDAVRKIAEVAFEVNQNTDNIGARRLHTILERLLEDLSFEAPEITMEKITITPQYVEGKLGTIARNKDLSQFIL from the coding sequence ATGTCAAATAAAGCTAATTTAACACCGAGGCAAATCGTTGAAAAACTGGATCAGTATATCGTGGGGCAACGTGATGCGAAACGGGCAGTGGCAGTGGCTCTGCGCAATCGCTACCGACGCTCCCTTCTCTCGGATCAACTTCGTGATGAAGTCGTTCCGAAAAACATATTAATGATTGGACCGACAGGCGTCGGGAAAACAGAAATAGCTCGGAGAATGGCTAAATTGGTAGGTGCTCCTTTTGTAAAAGTTGAAGCAACGAAATTTACGGAAGTCGGATATGTCGGCCGGGATGTAGAATCCATGGTCCGTGATTTGGTAGAGACTTCCGTACGCCTCGTGAAGGAAGAGAAGATGGCAAGCGTAAAAGAACGTGCTGAAGAAAATGCCAACCGCCGTTTAATTGAGTTATTGGCGCCATCTGCGAAAAAACAGAGTAATTTCAAAAACCCTCTTGAAGTCTTTTTTGGTGGCAATAACAATCAAGATGTACAGGACACGGAAGAAAATTCCGAAGATTTGAGTTTGCAGGAAAAAAGAAAAATCGTTGCTGCAAAGCTGGCTAATGGTGAGTTGGAAAGTGAAATGATCACGGTTGAAGTGGAAGAACAGTCTGCTTCAATGTTTGATATGCTCCAAGGTTCGGGAATGGAACAAATGGGGATGAATATGCAAGATGCTTTGGGCAGCTTGATGCCGAAAAAAAGTAAAAAGCGCAAATTGAAAGTAAGTGAAGCAAGAATCGTTTTAACAAATGAAGAAGCGGGCAAATTGATTGATATGGATGATGTCACTTCAGAAGCCGTTTACGGTGCTGAGCAAAATGGGATCATCTTTATCGATGAAATCGATAAAATTGCCAGCAAGCAGTCTGGCAGTTCTTCAGCGGATGTCTCAAGAGAAGGTGTGCAAAGGGATATATTGCCTATTGTAGAAGGTTCGACGGTCGTGACGAAGTATGGTTCAGTTAAGACGGATCATGTTCTTTTCATTGCGGCAGGCGCCTTCCATATTGCAAAACCATCCGATCTTATTCCTGAACTGCAGGGGAGATTTCCAATCCGTGTGGAATTGAACAAACTGACTGTTGATGACTTTGTGCGAATTCTCCATGAACCAGATAATGCTTTATTAAAACAATATGTTGCTTTGTTGGAAACTGAAGGTATAGAAATTGAATTTTCTGACGATGCTGTTCGTAAGATAGCTGAAGTGGCCTTCGAGGTAAATCAAAATACAGACAATATTGGTGCAAGAAGGCTTCATACCATTTTAGAACGGCTGCTTGAAGACTTGTCGTTTGAAGCTCCCGAAATCACGATGGAGAAGATCACGATTACACCACAATATGTCGAAGGAAAGCTAGGTACTATCGCCAGGAACAAAGATTTAAGCCAGTTTATCCTTTAA
- the dprA gene encoding DNA-processing protein DprA, whose protein sequence is MNRIEKLIHLHHCRGAGWKTIQTIMSNDPSLTSLFTTSRNEWVKLLPIPSNKLNLFLEDLHSLNTLDKLKKYEDSHIHCITILDEDYPFLLKQIYDPPWVLYYKGNKKLLGRRNTLGVVGTRKPTSYGLKALQTILFPLAQKKYVIISGVAAGIDSRAHEITLNADGDTVGILGGGLMQIYPKSNIPLAEKIIDKGVLISETPPEMRAEPWMFPLRNRIISGLSQGVFIVEAKEKSGSLITAQAALEQGREVFALPGNVTSPESLGTNQLISDGAKLVLSSKQIEEEFFRNII, encoded by the coding sequence TTGAATAGAATAGAAAAGTTGATTCACCTCCATCATTGCCGTGGTGCAGGATGGAAAACGATCCAAACAATCATGTCGAATGATCCATCTCTTACTTCCCTCTTTACAACCAGCCGCAATGAATGGGTAAAATTGCTCCCTATACCTTCCAATAAGCTTAACCTCTTTCTCGAAGATTTACATTCTCTCAATACACTAGATAAGCTCAAGAAATATGAAGATAGCCATATTCATTGTATAACGATCCTTGATGAGGATTATCCTTTTTTACTGAAGCAAATATACGATCCCCCTTGGGTTCTTTATTATAAGGGCAATAAGAAGCTTTTAGGGAGGAGGAATACGCTAGGTGTCGTTGGGACGCGTAAGCCCACCTCGTACGGACTGAAGGCCTTACAAACGATTTTATTCCCCCTTGCACAGAAAAAATATGTCATCATCAGTGGTGTTGCGGCGGGAATCGATTCAAGGGCGCATGAAATCACGTTAAATGCGGACGGGGATACGGTCGGAATCTTGGGAGGTGGGCTTATGCAAATATACCCAAAGTCAAACATTCCTCTTGCTGAGAAAATTATTGATAAAGGGGTACTCATTTCTGAAACCCCACCGGAAATGAGAGCGGAACCATGGATGTTCCCGCTTAGGAATCGAATCATCAGTGGATTATCACAAGGAGTGTTCATTGTTGAGGCAAAAGAAAAAAGCGGTTCCCTTATTACGGCCCAAGCTGCTTTGGAACAGGGGCGGGAAGTATTTGCGCTTCCAGGTAATGTAACTAGTCCGGAATCCCTTGGGACTAATCAATTGATTTCCGATGGAGCCAAACTTGTTTTAAGTTCTAAACAGATCGAGGAAGAATTTTTTCGCAATATAATATAG
- the fliE gene encoding flagellar hook-basal body complex protein FliE, with protein sequence MEGISLSPVGNAGNVLKKEQTKINTPYEAQQNFATVLKESMNKVNETQVASDDLTTRLANGEDVELHSVMIASQKASITMQATLEVRNKVVEAYQEMMRMSI encoded by the coding sequence ATGGAGGGAATTTCGCTTTCGCCTGTCGGCAATGCCGGTAATGTATTGAAAAAGGAACAAACCAAGATTAATACACCATACGAAGCACAGCAAAATTTTGCGACCGTATTAAAAGAGTCAATGAATAAAGTCAACGAGACACAAGTGGCATCAGATGACCTGACGACCAGGCTGGCGAATGGAGAAGATGTCGAGCTCCATTCGGTGATGATAGCTTCACAAAAAGCCAGCATTACGATGCAGGCTACATTAGAGGTTCGGAATAAGGTGGTTGAAGCCTACCAGGAAATGATGAGAATGAGTATTTAG
- the hslV gene encoding HslVU peptidase proteolytic subunit, whose protein sequence is MTTIFAVHHKGECAMSGDGQVTLGNSVVMKHTARKVRKIFNGNVLAGFAGSVADAFTLFEMFEAKLEEYNGNLQRAAVEMAKQWRSDNVLRKLEAMLVVMNKDHLLLVSGTGEVIEPDDGILAIGSGGNYALAAGRALIRFSSEDLSAKEIAQSSLQIAAEICVFTNTNIIVEEL, encoded by the coding sequence ATGACAACGATATTTGCAGTGCATCATAAAGGTGAATGCGCCATGTCCGGTGATGGGCAGGTTACTTTAGGAAATTCAGTAGTGATGAAGCATACGGCAAGAAAGGTCAGGAAAATCTTCAATGGTAATGTCCTTGCAGGTTTCGCAGGTTCAGTTGCAGATGCATTCACCTTATTTGAGATGTTCGAAGCAAAGCTTGAAGAGTATAATGGCAATCTTCAGCGGGCAGCCGTAGAAATGGCAAAGCAATGGAGAAGTGACAATGTATTGAGAAAGCTGGAAGCCATGCTTGTCGTCATGAATAAGGACCATTTGCTGCTCGTTTCCGGTACGGGGGAAGTCATAGAACCTGATGATGGGATTCTCGCCATCGGATCAGGAGGCAATTATGCACTTGCTGCCGGCAGGGCATTGATACGATTTTCCAGTGAGGATTTATCTGCAAAGGAAATTGCCCAATCATCTTTACAAATTGCAGCGGAAATTTGTGTGTTTACGAATACGAACATAATCGTGGAAGAGTTGTAA
- the codY gene encoding GTP-sensing pleiotropic transcriptional regulator CodY produces MNLLAKTRKINAMLQKAAGKAVNFKEMAESLSEVIEANVFVVSRRGKLLGIAVSQQIENERMYKMLEDKQFPEVYTNNLFNIPETSSNLDIESEYTAFPVENKELFKTGLTTIVPIMGGGERLGTLVLARLQEKFHDDDLILAEYGATVVGMEILREKSEEIEEEARSKAVVQMAISSLSYSELEAIEHIFEELKGNEGLLVASKIADRVGITRSVIVNALRKLESAGVIESRSLGMKGTYIKVLNDKFLLELEKLKNN; encoded by the coding sequence ATGAATTTATTAGCAAAAACAAGAAAAATTAATGCAATGCTCCAAAAGGCAGCAGGTAAAGCCGTTAACTTTAAAGAAATGGCAGAAAGCTTAAGTGAAGTTATCGAAGCGAATGTATTCGTTGTCAGCCGCCGCGGTAAATTACTGGGAATAGCTGTAAGTCAACAAATTGAAAATGAACGCATGTACAAGATGTTGGAAGATAAACAATTCCCTGAGGTGTACACAAACAACTTGTTCAATATTCCTGAAACATCTTCCAATCTTGATATTGAGAGCGAATATACTGCTTTCCCAGTGGAAAACAAAGAGCTTTTCAAAACAGGATTAACAACAATCGTACCAATCATGGGTGGAGGAGAGCGTTTAGGAACATTGGTTCTTGCCCGTTTACAGGAAAAATTTCATGATGACGATTTAATTTTGGCTGAATATGGTGCGACTGTAGTCGGAATGGAAATCCTTCGTGAGAAATCAGAAGAGATTGAAGAGGAAGCTCGTAGCAAGGCTGTCGTTCAAATGGCCATTTCCTCGTTATCTTATAGTGAATTGGAAGCTATCGAGCACATCTTCGAAGAGCTAAAAGGAAATGAAGGTCTGCTTGTTGCATCCAAAATCGCAGACCGCGTGGGTATCACTCGTTCCGTTATCGTTAATGCACTAAGGAAATTGGAAAGTGCAGGGGTCATTGAATCACGTTCCCTTGGAATGAAGGGTACTTATATCAAAGTACTGAACGATAAATTCCTACTGGAATTAGAAAAACTAAAAAATAATTAA
- the flgC gene encoding flagellar basal body rod protein FlgC — MGIFQSMNMTGSSLTSQRLRMDVISANMANAETTRGEYDAETKTWKPYTRKAVVLQSKEEGFSSFLNAAFQKTSGVGSGVKVTEIVKDKTPFKLDYNPDHPDANEDGYVEMPNVDPLREMVDLMSVTRTYEANVTVLNASKGMMMKALEIGK, encoded by the coding sequence ATGGGGATTTTCCAAAGTATGAATATGACCGGATCGAGCCTCACCAGTCAGAGGTTGAGGATGGATGTGATTTCTGCAAATATGGCTAATGCGGAAACGACCAGAGGCGAATATGATGCGGAAACGAAAACATGGAAGCCTTACACAAGAAAAGCGGTCGTGCTGCAAAGCAAGGAAGAGGGATTTTCCAGTTTCCTGAATGCTGCATTCCAAAAAACAAGCGGGGTGGGCAGTGGTGTCAAGGTGACGGAAATCGTAAAAGATAAAACCCCCTTTAAACTGGATTATAATCCGGATCACCCAGATGCCAATGAAGATGGGTACGTTGAAATGCCAAATGTGGACCCACTGAGGGAAATGGTGGATTTAATGAGCGTCACGCGCACATACGAGGCAAATGTGACCGTATTGAATGCATCAAAGGGAATGATGATGAAAGCATTGGAAATAGGTAAATAA
- the trmFO gene encoding FADH(2)-oxidizing methylenetetrahydrofolate--tRNA-(uracil(54)-C(5))-methyltransferase TrmFO — translation MKETKVSVIGAGLAGSEAAWQLAKRGIKVDLYEMRPVKQTPAHHTDKFAELVCSNSLRANTLTNAVGVLKEEMRMLDSVIMSAADACAVPAGGALAVDRHEFAGLVTERVKNHPNVTVINEEMTKIPDGPTIIATGPLTSQSLSDSLKQIMDEEYLYFYDAAAPILEKDSIDMDKVYLKSRYDKGEAAYLNCPMTEEEFDRFYEALISAETVPLKEFEKEIFFEGCMPIEVMASRGKKTMLFGPLKPVGLEDPKTGKRPYAVVQLRQDDAAGTLYNIVGFQTHLKWGPQKEVLRLIPGLENAEIVRYGVMHRNTFINSPNVLKPTYQFKNRDDLFFAGQMTGVEGYVESAASGLIAGINAARIVQGLEPAVFPAETTMGSMARYITSTNGKSFQPMNANFGLLPDLEVRIKSKKERNETHAKRALDTIQNFVKNL, via the coding sequence ATGAAAGAAACAAAAGTAAGTGTAATCGGTGCGGGGCTTGCAGGAAGCGAAGCGGCTTGGCAGTTAGCAAAAAGAGGAATTAAAGTGGATTTATACGAAATGCGTCCGGTAAAACAAACGCCAGCTCATCATACCGATAAATTCGCCGAACTTGTTTGTTCCAACTCACTTCGGGCAAATACGTTAACAAATGCAGTCGGAGTATTAAAAGAAGAAATGCGAATGCTTGATTCGGTCATCATGTCCGCAGCAGATGCCTGTGCCGTACCTGCCGGAGGTGCACTGGCTGTCGATCGCCATGAATTTGCCGGTCTGGTAACGGAACGAGTGAAGAATCACCCGAATGTAACGGTCATTAATGAAGAGATGACAAAGATTCCTGATGGCCCTACCATCATTGCGACAGGTCCGCTTACAAGTCAGTCTCTATCTGACAGTTTAAAGCAAATCATGGATGAAGAATATTTGTATTTCTATGATGCTGCCGCTCCCATTCTTGAAAAGGACAGCATCGACATGGATAAGGTATATTTAAAATCCCGCTATGATAAAGGGGAAGCCGCTTATTTGAATTGTCCGATGACGGAGGAAGAATTTGATCGTTTTTATGAGGCGTTGATTTCTGCCGAAACGGTCCCACTTAAAGAATTCGAAAAAGAAATCTTTTTTGAAGGATGTATGCCGATTGAAGTGATGGCGTCGCGTGGGAAGAAAACGATGTTATTCGGTCCATTGAAGCCAGTTGGGTTAGAAGATCCCAAAACAGGTAAACGACCTTACGCAGTTGTTCAATTGCGCCAAGATGATGCAGCGGGTACTCTTTACAATATTGTTGGTTTTCAGACACATTTAAAATGGGGCCCGCAAAAAGAAGTATTACGGCTCATACCAGGATTGGAAAATGCGGAAATTGTCCGTTACGGAGTTATGCATCGTAACACTTTCATCAATTCACCTAACGTTCTGAAGCCTACGTACCAATTTAAAAATCGGGATGATTTATTCTTTGCAGGTCAGATGACTGGTGTAGAGGGCTATGTCGAATCCGCCGCATCAGGGTTGATAGCTGGGATAAATGCAGCAAGAATCGTTCAAGGCCTGGAACCTGCCGTGTTCCCGGCTGAGACGACAATGGGAAGCATGGCAAGGTACATAACATCGACAAACGGAAAGAGCTTTCAGCCGATGAATGCCAACTTTGGACTGCTTCCAGACCTTGAAGTGAGGATCAAATCCAAAAAAGAACGGAACGAAACGCACGCTAAGCGAGCTTTGGACACAATTCAGAACTTTGTGAAAAATTTGTAA
- the flgB gene encoding flagellar basal body rod protein FlgB, whose protein sequence is MELFSNTFRSLENALNYANTKQKVISQNMANSDTPNYKAKDVEKTHSFKAELDSSLKSYRTDARHFAFDSEGGQASTIVTKKNVQYNNNGNSVDVDKEMTDLAANQIYYNAVSDRISGKFQSLENVIKGGK, encoded by the coding sequence ATGGAACTATTTTCAAATACCTTTCGATCACTTGAGAATGCTCTTAATTATGCTAACACAAAACAAAAGGTCATTTCACAGAACATGGCAAATTCGGATACACCTAACTATAAAGCTAAAGACGTCGAAAAAACACACTCCTTTAAAGCGGAGCTCGATTCTTCATTAAAGTCATATCGCACAGATGCAAGGCATTTCGCCTTTGACTCTGAAGGCGGTCAGGCATCAACAATCGTGACAAAGAAAAATGTTCAATATAACAATAACGGCAACAGTGTCGATGTTGATAAGGAAATGACGGATCTTGCCGCCAATCAAATTTATTACAATGCCGTATCCGACAGGATATCAGGGAAGTTTCAATCATTGGAAAATGTAATTAAAGGAGGTAAGTGA